One genomic segment of Ignavibacteriota bacterium includes these proteins:
- a CDS encoding SpoIIE family protein phosphatase, which yields MNSTSENKNHKILLVEDEESVAKLFLYNFKKSGYECEWAENGLDGYLKAKSFNPDIIVSDIMMPEVDGHQFRERVLEDPSLKLIPFIFLTAKGDETDILEGYDLHVEDYIVKTSGPKIVLAKVNAILKSFEKEREKAVSEVQKAASAMSAKVVPDEFPQLDGFLIKHWHVPYQNVPGGDFIDYFKVDDDNLVIVLGDIMGKKWGAWYFAVAYAGYVRSAIRMILDSEHDLSPATILDKVNNAIFKDERISDVFITLSVVCINSKTKLLKYAGAGDLPIIYKSETVKSVKSNGILLGFKQVGNYQNIDLQLKSGESVYLITDGIPETRMSDGDFFGEAKLKQTISEIELNEDPLDKIIDVFSEATAKNFEDDISIVAINVN from the coding sequence TTGAATAGTACTTCGGAAAATAAAAATCATAAAATACTTCTTGTTGAAGATGAGGAATCAGTAGCAAAACTTTTTCTTTATAACTTCAAAAAATCCGGGTACGAATGCGAGTGGGCGGAAAACGGTTTGGATGGTTATCTAAAAGCAAAATCATTTAATCCGGATATAATTGTTAGCGATATTATGATGCCCGAAGTTGACGGACATCAATTCAGAGAAAGAGTTTTGGAAGATCCTTCTTTAAAATTAATTCCATTTATTTTCCTTACCGCAAAAGGCGATGAAACCGATATACTTGAAGGATATGATCTTCATGTTGAAGATTATATAGTTAAAACTTCCGGACCAAAAATAGTTTTAGCAAAAGTTAATGCAATTCTAAAATCATTCGAAAAAGAAAGAGAAAAAGCCGTTAGCGAAGTTCAAAAAGCTGCAAGTGCAATGAGCGCAAAAGTTGTTCCCGATGAGTTTCCGCAACTTGACGGATTCTTAATAAAACATTGGCATGTGCCCTACCAAAATGTTCCCGGCGGAGATTTTATAGATTACTTTAAAGTTGATGATGATAATTTAGTTATTGTTCTCGGCGATATTATGGGAAAAAAATGGGGAGCTTGGTATTTTGCCGTAGCTTATGCCGGTTATGTAAGAAGTGCAATTAGAATGATTTTAGATTCCGAACATGATTTATCACCAGCAACAATTTTAGATAAAGTAAATAATGCAATTTTTAAAGATGAAAGAATTTCTGATGTGTTTATAACTTTATCTGTGGTTTGTATAAATAGTAAAACTAAATTGTTAAAATATGCCGGCGCCGGTGATTTGCCGATTATTTATAAATCAGAAACAGTTAAAAGTGTTAAATCAAACGGAATACTTTTAGGTTTTAAGCAAGTAGGAAATTATCAAAATATTGATCTTCAATTAAAAAGCGGCGAATCTGTATATTTAATAACCGATGGAATTCCCGAAACACGAATGTCAGACGGAGATTTTTTTGGTGAAGCAAAACTTAAACAAACAATTTCAGAAATTGAATTAAACGAAGATCCTCTCGATAAAATTATTGATGTATTTTCAGAAGCTACAGCCAAAAATTTTGAAGACGATATTAGTATTGTTGCTATTAATGTAAACTAA
- a CDS encoding DUF4922 domain-containing protein gives MNKIFLTENELSKFGEINNLSQKVKALLNQQKANWELVKTNFDSLLNVKTKNFAFQNSEIKIQFNPSRITSTSAKVDKKSIEERKCFLCLENLPSEQKGILFKNDYLILCNPYPIFKRHLTIPNLKHIPQNIENSFIDLLELSQELSEKFFVFYNGPKCGASAPDHLHFQAGLKNEIPIYKNYLNIKHENQNIIFQDSYVKVILTDNGIQNFVIIESSDKIKLQKKFSKIYKSAKQILNTNEEPLINVLSFFEENIWKVIVFFREKHRPTQYFDEGEKQLLVSPASVDLGGLIITPREEDFSKIIKDDVKDIFNQVILNRTKLKKILIEI, from the coding sequence ATGAATAAAATATTTCTTACAGAAAATGAATTAAGCAAATTTGGAGAAATTAATAACCTTTCTCAAAAAGTTAAAGCTTTACTAAATCAGCAGAAAGCCAATTGGGAATTGGTTAAAACTAATTTTGATTCTTTATTAAATGTGAAAACAAAAAATTTTGCTTTTCAAAATTCCGAAATTAAAATTCAGTTTAATCCGTCGCGAATTACATCAACTTCGGCAAAGGTTGATAAAAAATCAATTGAAGAAAGAAAATGTTTTTTGTGTTTGGAAAATTTACCTTCTGAGCAGAAAGGAATTTTATTTAAAAATGATTACTTAATTCTTTGTAATCCTTATCCAATTTTTAAGCGGCATTTAACAATTCCAAATCTAAAACACATTCCGCAAAATATTGAAAATAGTTTTATTGATCTCTTAGAGTTGAGCCAAGAATTAAGTGAAAAATTTTTTGTTTTTTACAACGGACCCAAATGCGGAGCTTCTGCGCCGGATCATCTTCATTTTCAAGCTGGATTAAAAAATGAAATTCCCATTTACAAAAATTACTTAAATATTAAACACGAAAATCAAAATATAATTTTTCAAGATAGTTATGTAAAAGTAATTCTTACAGATAATGGAATTCAAAATTTTGTAATTATTGAATCATCTGATAAAATTAAATTACAGAAAAAGTTTTCAAAAATTTATAAATCCGCAAAACAAATATTAAATACAAATGAAGAACCGTTAATAAATGTGTTAAGTTTTTTTGAAGAAAATATTTGGAAAGTAATTGTTTTCTTCAGAGAAAAACACAGACCAACTCAATATTTTGATGAAGGTGAAAAACAATTATTAGTAAGTCCCGCTTCGGTTGATTTAGGCGGATTGATAATTACTCCGCGAGAAGAAGATTTTAGTAAAATTATAAAAGATGATGTGAAAGATATTTTCAATCAAGTAATTTTAAATAGAACAAAATTGAAAAAAATCTTAATTGAAATTTGA
- a CDS encoding glycosyltransferase family 2 protein, translating to MNNKIDVFLPGFNKVIFDRTENSLNQSQLINSIYVLVNEENLEFKNSNQLISSNIFSTKAIKLIAENSTCDFILFITKSTFINFGKYSLERMLNVAKNTQAGIVYSNFNEEKENVISKHPLIDYQLGSLRDDFDFGPVLLLNTNALKVAVNNFSENYNSAGLYNLRLAISEKYPIIRIPEFLYTTNEDDNRKSGEKMFDYVDPKNRQNQIEMENVVTKHLKNINAFLDSDFQKIEIDNHNFEFEASVIIPVKNRNKTIGDAIKSVLNQKTEYNFNLIIVDNHSDDGTSETIKSFAENDKRVIHIIPERKDLQIGGCWNEGIMNEKCGRFSIQLDSDDLYFNENTIQKIVDKFYEEKCAMVIGSYKLTNFKLEEIPPGIIDHKEWTPDNGKNNALRINGLGAPRAFYTPVLREIKIPNVSYGEDYSVGLEISRNYQIGRIYEPIYLCRRWEGNSDSDLDIEKVNANNLYKDRIRTFEVLARQNKNKNF from the coding sequence ATGAATAACAAAATCGATGTATTTTTACCGGGTTTTAACAAAGTAATTTTTGATAGAACAGAAAATTCTCTTAATCAATCTCAACTAATTAATTCAATATATGTATTAGTAAACGAGGAAAATCTTGAATTCAAAAATAGCAATCAACTAATATCTTCAAATATTTTTTCTACGAAAGCAATAAAATTAATTGCAGAGAATTCCACATGCGATTTCATCTTATTTATTACCAAAAGCACTTTTATAAATTTTGGAAAATATAGTTTAGAAAGAATGCTTAATGTTGCAAAAAATACACAAGCCGGAATAGTTTACTCAAATTTCAATGAAGAAAAAGAAAATGTAATTTCTAAACATCCGCTTATAGATTATCAGTTAGGAAGTTTGCGCGATGATTTCGATTTTGGTCCGGTTTTATTACTTAACACAAATGCTTTAAAAGTAGCTGTAAATAATTTTTCCGAAAATTACAATTCTGCGGGATTGTATAATCTGCGTTTAGCAATTTCGGAAAAGTATCCAATAATTAGAATTCCCGAATTTCTTTACACAACAAATGAAGATGATAATAGAAAAAGCGGCGAAAAAATGTTTGATTATGTTGATCCTAAAAATCGGCAAAATCAAATTGAAATGGAAAATGTAGTAACAAAACATTTAAAAAACATTAACGCATTTTTAGATTCTGATTTTCAAAAAATTGAAATAGATAATCATAATTTTGAATTTGAAGCTTCGGTCATTATTCCGGTTAAAAATCGCAACAAAACAATTGGAGATGCAATAAAATCAGTACTAAATCAGAAAACCGAATATAATTTCAATTTAATAATTGTTGATAATCATTCTGATGACGGAACTTCGGAAACAATTAAAAGTTTTGCAGAAAATGATAAAAGAGTAATTCATATAATTCCCGAAAGGAAAGATTTGCAAATCGGCGGATGCTGGAACGAAGGAATTATGAATGAAAAATGCGGAAGATTTTCAATTCAATTAGACAGCGATGATTTATACTTTAATGAAAATACAATTCAAAAAATTGTTGATAAATTTTACGAAGAAAAATGTGCGATGGTTATTGGCTCTTATAAATTAACAAATTTTAAATTGGAAGAAATTCCGCCTGGAATTATTGATCACAAAGAATGGACGCCGGATAACGGAAAAAATAATGCTTTGAGAATAAATGGATTAGGCGCGCCGCGTGCATTTTATACGCCGGTTTTGCGTGAAATTAAAATTCCAAATGTAAGTTACGGAGAAGATTATTCGGTTGGATTGGAGATTTCTCGCAATTATCAAATTGGCAGAATTTACGAACCGATTTATTTGTGCAGAAGATGGGAAGGAAATTCCGATTCTGATTTGGATATTGAGAAAGTTAATGCAAATAATTTGTATAAAGATAGAATTAGAACTTTTGAAGTTTTAGCAAGACAAAATAAAAACAAAAATTTCTAA
- a CDS encoding outer membrane beta-barrel protein, which yields MKKILTIFIAFFMFSNFSFAQMSNMAVGLNGTLSIPIGDFNDVAKMGYGVAGSFFYDLSDYFQFTGTLGYISWGGDKIEIGNTTLEATEPATSIPILVGARYYLDDKELNPYISGELGLHVFTVAGTKSEIDGIETDKVKGDTNPYFGFGLGGGFVYELSNDIKVDGNLQYNIINAEEAIGHFALEIGFIVGI from the coding sequence ATGAAAAAAATATTAACAATTTTTATTGCGTTTTTTATGTTCTCCAACTTTTCATTTGCGCAAATGAGCAATATGGCAGTTGGGTTAAATGGAACTTTATCAATTCCAATTGGAGATTTTAATGATGTAGCCAAAATGGGTTACGGTGTTGCCGGATCATTCTTTTATGATCTTTCCGATTATTTCCAATTTACCGGAACTTTGGGATATATTTCTTGGGGCGGCGATAAAATTGAAATTGGAAATACAACTTTGGAAGCTACTGAACCCGCTACTTCAATTCCAATTTTAGTTGGAGCAAGATATTATTTGGATGATAAAGAATTGAATCCTTATATCAGCGGTGAATTAGGATTACATGTTTTTACTGTTGCCGGTACAAAATCTGAAATAGATGGAATTGAAACTGATAAAGTTAAAGGTGATACAAATCCTTATTTTGGTTTTGGACTTGGCGGCGGTTTTGTTTATGAATTAAGCAACGATATAAAAGTTGATGGCAATTTACAATACAATATTATAAATGCTGAAGAAGCCATTGGTCATTTTGCTTTAGAAATTGGTTTTATAGTTGGTATATGA